In the Nitrososphaerota archaeon genome, TGAAGGAAAACTCATCTCGATGGTTTCTTGGTTCGGTCTCATCCTGCTGATGTTTGTTTCCGGCCTTGAGGTGCAAGGCGGCTTCTCAAAAGCGGATCGGAGATTCGCCACTTTAATCCTGTTGTCAGCAACTGCTCTACCGTTTGTAGCCGGAGTCGCCGCCTCATCTGTTTACGACTTCTCACAGTTCCTAGGTCCGAAAGGCAATCCACTGTCCTTAGCCATCATCATCGGCATAGCTGTAGCGGTCACCTCTATCCCGGTAATATCAAAGATCTTTATCGATCTCCGAATCATCGACACTCACTTCGCGAGAATTGTGCTGGCTGTAGCGACAGTTGAAGACATCATACTCTGGGCGGCCTTAGCGATAGCAACTGGATTAGCAAACGAATTAGCACCGTCTTTACTCGGCATACTTTCTACAGTTACTATCACTGTTGGCTTCTTAGCCGCAGCAATCTTCACTCTGCCAAGACTGACTAGAACCGTCTATAGCTCTAAGGCTAACGTCATAATAAAATCGTCCCCAGCAAGGTACGCGTTATTCCTTTGCTTCTCCTCGGTCGCTGTAGCAAGCCTGCTTAACGTCAACATCGTGTTCGGAGCATTCCTACCGGGTATTGCTATCGCATCTATGCCGGGCGATGTGTTCGGAAAGGCGGCTAAGCAGATAAAGACGGTATCCCTAGCCTTCTTCACCCCAGTCTACTTCGCTGTAGTGGGGCTGCAGCTAGACCTAATCCACCAGTTCAACCCACTCTTCTTCCTAGGCTTCCTTCTTTTCTCAACAGCAATCAAAAGCGTTGCAACCCTGATAGCTGGAAAGATACTGCGAAAAGACTGGTTGTCAACCATCAACCTCACCGTAGCATTGAACACTCGAGGAGGACCCGGTATCGTTTTAGCAACCGTCGCGTTCAACCTTGGCTTAATTAACGAAACACTCTTCACCACACTAGTCCTAACCGCAATAATCACCTCGCTATTCGCAGGATACTGGTTGAGATACGTGCTATCTAAGGGGTGGACGCTCTTCCACGACTAAGCAAACCGAACCCGTAGCGTCATCCTCATCAAGAGCCCACAAATTTTGCGTAGCAATAACTCCGTCTGATTCTTCTTCGACTCATCTGCTTTGCCTCTCCTATCTTGCATAGCTAAGAGGTCAAGATACCTAGGATTATAATCGCCAAGACTATCGAGGTTATCACTACATATTTGCGATCTCTCTCAATGCCAAAGAGAATTATGGCTGTGACTATCCGCATAATCGGTGTAGCTATTAGCATTATCAAGCCGAAATCTATGATCGCGAAGGGTTTGAGAGTGAGTAGTCCTGTAAGAATTGTTTGGATGTCTGTGGGGTAGAACCTGTGCGGCACATTGCTCTCATTATACTGAAGGATCTTTTCAATGTCAGCTCCTGCACCATATCCGCTGCGTCCAGTTAGAAGCATGAGAACCACACCTAGAAATATGACTATCCCGCTTAGGATTACTCCCCACCTTAGAACTAGGCTTAGCGTTGTCTCCATTCTACCGCCAGATTTCTTAATCTCACCTCCCATGTCTAGACACCTACAGTTAAGCCTCGAACAATCATTTGAATGGCGACTGCGACAAGAACCAACGCGAACAGCTTCCTGACTATGCTGCTCTTAACCTTCGGGAGCCATCGTGCACCAATTAATGCACCTAGCAGGGCGCCCAGTGCAACAGGCGCGGCGATAAACGGGTTAACATCTCCTCTAAGGAAGTAGATGCCGGCGCTCGCCGCCGCCGTAACCCCGATCATGAAGTTACTCGTGGTGCTGGATACCTTCATCGGGAGCCGCATAACCAAATCCATGGAGAGAACCTTGAAGGGGCCGCTGCCGACGCCGAGCAGAGCTGAGATTAAGCCCGCAGCGTACATCATTCCGAAGCCCAGCGGAGTTCGACTGGCTCTATATTCAACGTCTTTCTTCACCACCTCATCATAGTAATGGCCCTCGAGCTTCAGGCTTCTAGACCACCTGTCTCCCTCTGATTTAGCGGGAACCTCCTCTCCAATTCTCTTCACCAAAGGTATTACTGTAAGGATTAGGACTGTGCCGAAAATGAGGAAGAGCAGTGATGCTTGAACCAGCACCGCCACCATAGCTCCAGTCACTGCACCGATGGTGGTTGCGATCTCAAGAAACATCCCTATCCTGATGTTCGTAAGCCTCTCCTTAACATACGCAGAGGCAGCTCCGCTCGAAGTAGCTATGACAGAAACTATGCTGGCCCCGATTGCAAAGTGAATATCCACCTGCAGGAGAAGCGTCAACGCCGGTACTACAATTACTCCACCACCCAACCCCAGTATCGCACCCAGCAGTCCAGCTGCAATCGAGATTAGAAGAACAACAAAGAGGAAGAGCAAAGGATCCATCTATACAGCATCTCGATACGGCTAGAAGATACCACTAAGGTAGAGATATTTGTTTTGAGCCACAGCATGTAACTACGATCAGGTATGTATATGGTACATGGCCAGTTGCGATCCGATAATAGTTAGTTATCTTACGACAAGCACGGGACGGTTGGCGTAGGTGACTACGCCGACAGCTACGCTTCCAAGAATAACCTGTTTCAGGCTTCTGCCTTTTGTGCCCATTACAATGATGTCAACGTCTAGATCGTCTGCGATTTGACAGATTGATTCCCGAACCGAATAGGTTGTCCGGTAAAGATGTGCTGAAGCGTTGATCTTAACCTTCTCGGCGGATCTAAGCGCGTTACGCAAATATTTTTTCGCTGAAACAACATCTTCATTGGCCAGCTCCTCCCAATCCTTTACTTCGAGCGCAACGTTAGCCTCTTTTTGAGGCATCTGTGAAGCAGGAGTCGAGACAACATGGATGAATCTCACCTCACCTTTGAACTGCTTCGCCAAGGTGATGGCCATCTCCTCAGCCTTCAGCGACATGGGGGAGCCGTCCGTAGGCACCAGAATCCTGCTGATCTGAACCATGGTAGCTCATTTAATGAGTTCTAACGTATTATCCGTTGCTCGGATACTTCTCATCTCCGAGTTAGGCTTCAAAATGTTGGAAACTGTTATCTAACCGCTGTTCTCATACAACAGCTGTATGTCGCTGAAGATCGGCAAGGTAATCGGTGTGGAGATTCGTATCCATTATACTTGGATTCTCATCTTCATGCTGGTTAGCTTCAGCCTC is a window encoding:
- a CDS encoding cation:proton antiporter, coding for MDVASIALSNEELMRLFIAVVLLIFSGQSLGYLFDRFGMPKVIGEIFGGLLLGPTLLGFFAPNLYTWIFNAFAVEGKLISMVSWFGLILLMFVSGLEVQGGFSKADRRFATLILLSATALPFVAGVAASSVYDFSQFLGPKGNPLSLAIIIGIAVAVTSIPVISKIFIDLRIIDTHFARIVLAVATVEDIILWAALAIATGLANELAPSLLGILSTVTITVGFLAAAIFTLPRLTRTVYSSKANVIIKSSPARYALFLCFSSVAVASLLNVNIVFGAFLPGIAIASMPGDVFGKAAKQIKTVSLAFFTPVYFAVVGLQLDLIHQFNPLFFLGFLLFSTAIKSVATLIAGKILRKDWLSTINLTVALNTRGGPGIVLATVAFNLGLINETLFTTLVLTAIITSLFAGYWLRYVLSKGWTLFHD
- a CDS encoding DUF1634 domain-containing protein; translation: MGGEIKKSGGRMETTLSLVLRWGVILSGIVIFLGVVLMLLTGRSGYGAGADIEKILQYNESNVPHRFYPTDIQTILTGLLTLKPFAIIDFGLIMLIATPIMRIVTAIILFGIERDRKYVVITSIVLAIIILGILTS
- a CDS encoding sulfite exporter TauE/SafE family protein produces the protein MDPLLFLFVVLLISIAAGLLGAILGLGGGVIVVPALTLLLQVDIHFAIGASIVSVIATSSGAASAYVKERLTNIRIGMFLEIATTIGAVTGAMVAVLVQASLLFLIFGTVLILTVIPLVKRIGEEVPAKSEGDRWSRSLKLEGHYYDEVVKKDVEYRASRTPLGFGMMYAAGLISALLGVGSGPFKVLSMDLVMRLPMKVSSTTSNFMIGVTAAASAGIYFLRGDVNPFIAAPVALGALLGALIGARWLPKVKSSIVRKLFALVLVAVAIQMIVRGLTVGV
- a CDS encoding universal stress protein; translated protein: MVQISRILVPTDGSPMSLKAEEMAITLAKQFKGEVRFIHVVSTPASQMPQKEANVALEVKDWEELANEDVVSAKKYLRNALRSAEKVKINASAHLYRTTYSVRESICQIADDLDVDIIVMGTKGRSLKQVILGSVAVGVVTYANRPVLVVR